One part of the Sebastes fasciatus isolate fSebFas1 chromosome 8, fSebFas1.pri, whole genome shotgun sequence genome encodes these proteins:
- the snai1b gene encoding snail family zinc finger 1b produces the protein MPRSFLVKKYFFNKNKPYYRESLLESQTAFIPESFPRAELPTQNNSSALTCYPTIPFFRSLDTLPAPLSPITTVSPSPSPLGPLDLSSSPSSSSGEEEEDGGRTSDPPSPDVIQHVYHCLQCSKSYASLSTLSHHQKSHCPPPLPQQKTPSLPVEVSARPAFHCKHCPKEYTSLGALKMHIRSHTLPCVCLTCGKAFSRPWLLRGHIRTHTGERPFACQHCNRAFADRSNLRAHLQTHSEVKKYQCGSCSRTFSRMSLLHKHTASGCCPAS, from the exons ATGCCTCGATCATTCCTTGTCAAGAAGTATTTTTTCAACAAGAATAAGCCATACTACAGGGAGAGCCTGCTGGAGAGCCAAACTg CTTTTATCCCAGAAAGCTTTCCAAGGGCTGAACTCCCAACGCAGAACAACAGCTCTGCCCTGACCTGCTACCCCACCATCCCATTCTTCAGAAGCTTGGACACCCTGCCTGCACCCCTGTCCCCGATCACCACGGTGTCTCCGTCCCCTTCGCCGCTTGGCCCTCTGGACCTCAGCAGCTCTCcctccagcagcagcggcgaggaagaggaggatggcgGACGTACTTCAGATCCTCCCAGCCCGGATGTCATCCAGCACGTCTACCACTGCCTGCAGTGCAGCAAGAGCTACGCCAGCCTCTCGACTCTGTCCCATCACCAGAAGTCccactgtcctcctcctcttccgcAGCAGAAGACACCTTCTCTGCCCGTTGAAGTCTCTGCACGTCCAGCCTTCCACTGCAAACACTGCCCCAAGGAGTACACCAGCCTGGGAGCCCTGAAGATGCACATTCGCTCACACACTCTGCCCTGCGTGTGCCTCACCTGCGGCAAGGCCTTCTCCCGACCATGGCTGCTCAGAGGTCACATCCGCACACATACAG GTGAGCGCCCCTTCGCTTGTCAACACTGTAACCGGGCCTTTGCGGATCGCTCCAACCTGCGCGCCCACCTGCAGACCCACTCTGAAGTGAAGAAGTACCAGTGTGGCTCCTGCTCGCGGACCTTCAGCCGCATGTCcctgctgcacaaacacaccgCCTCTGGATGCTGCCCTGCCTCATAG